A single Oncorhynchus nerka isolate Pitt River linkage group LG10, Oner_Uvic_2.0, whole genome shotgun sequence DNA region contains:
- the afap1l1b gene encoding actin filament-associated protein 1-like 1b isoform X5: protein MGESHPDPMEHLVSELNMLLKLLDQESVSRATTEKMSTVRSLLGQLQPSVNGSDFIYMNTSLYGNGTSFVESLFEEFDLDEFRPSPEELKEPIEEEEPVEEETPKIPPSKSPTDTPPPLPTTPPPEDYYEEAVPLDPGTATQYITANITKNISASPPNSIEDAYYEDADNNYPTTQINGPHKNSYADSDALSSSYESYDEEDEEAKGQDRTSQRWQSEENSVGPMKDCRICAFLLRKKRFGQWAKQLTVVRDNRLQCYKSIKDRSPHIELPLNLCNVIYIPKEARRKKHELRFSLPGGEALVLAVQSKEQAERWLKVIREVASQATSSEGLEGSSSPMIQRKMELDKLLGADKHTVLLVDKHTSDSDSVATGDNLPSGQLRDNCEGKGKRGAFSELTGSMSRAAGRKITRIISFSKKKPPLPGDAPSSYHHDDNPRCGYLNLLLSQCWRERWCCVRSGTLYLHKDRGDLGTHVRAVVLHGAEVIPGVGPNHPFAFRILQGGNEVAALEASCSEEMGRWLGVLLAESGCATSPEALHYDYVDVDTITSITDAARHSFLWATSSSSASTDSRTYDEVPYESILQPEEQVPRPGAQVKHHSSFPSSRETEKVDSLVTTKRHCSSKSPEDANQHISGKYGKTRAEGDARRYLKEKDEMEKKREVLKSALLVLRNERKEVKEQLKDATGKQQKQLEKRFAQLEENCRAKEGERVDLELRLTEVKENLKKSLAGGVLGPPTESKPPRKAQISKVDHLYSEASMPVNCAAEMRKRPLSIYASSRGNVMQKAKEWESKKGT, encoded by the exons ATGGGAGAGAGCCATCCAGACC CGATGGAGCACCTGGTGAGTGAGCTGAACATGCTGCTGAAGCTGCTGGACCAGGAGAGTGTGAGCAGGGCCACAACGGAGAAGATGAGcacagtccggagcctgctgggGCAGCTGCAGCCATCAg TGAATGGATCAGACTTCATATACATGAACACTTCTCTTTACGGAAATGGCACCAGCTTTGTGGAATCCCTGTTTGAGGAATTCG ACCTGGATGAGTTCAGACCCTCCCCAGAAGAACTAAAGGAACCGATTGAGGAGGAGGAACCGGTTGAGGAGGAAACCCCCAAAATACCGCCCTCAAAA AGTCCCACTGACACCCCACCTCCTCTGCCAACCACCCCTCCCCCAGAGGACTATTATGAGGAGGCAGTGCCCCTGGATCCAGGCACGGCGACCCAATACATCACCGCCAACATCACCAAAAACA TCAGCGCAAGTCCCCCAAATTCCATTGAAGATGCATATTATGAGGATGCTGACAATAATTACCCCACCACCCAAATCAATGGCCCGCACAAGAACTCAT ACGCTGATTCAGACGCGCTGAGCAGCTCCTATGAATCGtatgatgaggaggatgaggaggcgaAGGGCCAGGACAGGACTAGTCAGAGGTGGCAGTCAGAGGAGAACTCTGTGGGCCCCATGAAGGACTGTCGTATCTGTGCCTTTTTGCTGCGCAAGAAACGCTTCGGCCAATGGGCCAAACAGTTGACGGTCGTCCGTGACAACAGATTACAG TGCTACAAGAGCATTAAAGACAGAAGCCCACACATTGAGCTGCCGCTGAACCTGTGTAACGTCATCTACATTCCCAAAGAGGCGCGCCGCAAGAAGCACGAGCTGCGTTTCTCCCTGCCTGGTGGCGAGGCCTTGGTGCTGGCTGTCCAGAGCAAGGAGCAGGCGGAACGATGGCTCAAGGTGATCCGGGAAGTGGCCAGTCAAGCCACCAGCAGTGAAGGATTAGAGGGCTCATCCTCTCCTATGATCCAGAGGAAGATGGAGCTGGACAAG ttACTAGGAGCTGACAAGCACACTGTACTGTTGGTTGACAAGCACACCTCTGACTCTGACAGCGTGGCCACAGGTGACAACCTGCCCTCTGGTCAGCTCCGTGACAACTGTGAAG ggaaggggaagagggggGCGTTTTCAGAGCTGACGGGGTCTATGAGCAGAGCGGCTGGACGGAAGATCACCAGGATCATCAGTTTCTCTAAGAAGAAGCCTCCTCTCCCAGGAGACGCTCCGTCCTCCTACCACCATGACGACAACCCCCGCTGTG GTTACCTAAATCTACTGCTGAGCCAGTgttggagggagagatggtgctGTGTGAGGAGTGGAACACTGTACCTTCACAAAGACCGGGGCGACCTGGGTACTCACGTAAGAGCTGTGGTCCTCCATGGGGCTGAGGTCATACCTGGAGTAGGGCCCAATCACCCCTTCGCCTTCCGCATCCTGCAAGGAGGCAACGAGGTGGCTGCCTTGGAG GCCAGCTGTTCAGAAGAGATGGGCCGCTGGCTGGGGGTTCTGCTGGCAGAGTCTGGCTGTGCCACCAGCCCTGAGGCTTTGCACTATGACTATGTGGACGTGGACACCATCACTAGCATCACAGACGCAGCAAGACACTCCTTCCT ATGGGCTACCTCCTCCAGCAGCGCCTCGACAGACTCCAGAACGTATGACGAGGTTCCTTATGAGAGCATATTG CAGCCAGAGGAGCAGGTGCCCAGACCAGGAGCTCAGGTGAAACACCACTCTTCTTTCCCTAGCAGCAGAGAGACTGAGAAGGTGGACTCCCTAGTCACCACAAAGAGACACTGCTCCAGTAAGTCTCCAGAAG ATGCGAATCAGCATATATCAGGGAAGTATGGTAAAACACGAGCAGAGGGCGATGCCAGGAGGTACCTGAAGGAGAAAGACGAGATGGAGAAGAAGCGAGAGGTCCTCAAAAGTGCCCTGCTTGTGTTACGCAATGAGAGGAAAGAGGTGAAGGAACAACTGAAGGACGCTACAG GTAAGCAGCAGAAGCAGCTGGAGAAGCGTTTTGCCCAGCTGGAGGAGAACTGCAGGGCGAAGGAGGGGGAGCGGGTGGACCTGGAGCTGCGTCTCACTGAGGTGAAGGAGAATCTAAAGAAGTCGCTGGCTGGAGGGGTGCTGGGGCCACCCACAGAGAGCAAACCCCCCAGAAAG GCCCAGATCAGTAAAGTGGATCATCTATACAGCGAGGCATCCATGCCAGTAAACTGTGCTGCTGAGATGAGGAAGCGTCCCCTATCCATCTATGCATCTAGCAGAGGGAATGTCATGCAGAAAGCCAAG GAATGGGAGTCGAAGAAGGGGACTTAG
- the afap1l1b gene encoding actin filament-associated protein 1-like 1b isoform X4 has protein sequence MNVKEEADWKTHMDTSSVNSMEHLVSELNMLLKLLDQESVSRATTEKMSTVRSLLGQLQPSVNGSDFIYMNTSLYGNGTSFVESLFEEFDLDEFRPSPEELKEPIEEEEPVEEETPKIPPSKSPTDTPPPLPTTPPPEDYYEEAVPLDPGTATQYITANITKNISASPPNSIEDAYYEDADNNYPTTQINGPHKNSYADSDALSSSYESYDEEDEEAKGQDRTSQRWQSEENSVGPMKDCRICAFLLRKKRFGQWAKQLTVVRDNRLQCYKSIKDRSPHIELPLNLCNVIYIPKEARRKKHELRFSLPGGEALVLAVQSKEQAERWLKVIREVASQATSSEGLEGSSSPMIQRKMELDKLLGADKHTVLLVDKHTSDSDSVATGDNLPSGQLRDNCEGKGKRGAFSELTGSMSRAAGRKITRIISFSKKKPPLPGDAPSSYHHDDNPRCGYLNLLLSQCWRERWCCVRSGTLYLHKDRGDLGTHVRAVVLHGAEVIPGVGPNHPFAFRILQGGNEVAALEASCSEEMGRWLGVLLAESGCATSPEALHYDYVDVDTITSITDAARHSFLWATSSSSASTDSRTYDEVPYESILQPEEQVPRPGAQVKHHSSFPSSRETEKVDSLVTTKRHCSSKSPEDANQHISGKYGKTRAEGDARRYLKEKDEMEKKREVLKSALLVLRNERKEVKEQLKDATGKQQKQLEKRFAQLEENCRAKEGERVDLELRLTEVKENLKKSLAGGVLGPPTESKPPRKAQISKVDHLYSEASMPVNCAAEMRKRPLSIYASSRGNVMQKAKEWESKKGT, from the exons CGATGGAGCACCTGGTGAGTGAGCTGAACATGCTGCTGAAGCTGCTGGACCAGGAGAGTGTGAGCAGGGCCACAACGGAGAAGATGAGcacagtccggagcctgctgggGCAGCTGCAGCCATCAg TGAATGGATCAGACTTCATATACATGAACACTTCTCTTTACGGAAATGGCACCAGCTTTGTGGAATCCCTGTTTGAGGAATTCG ACCTGGATGAGTTCAGACCCTCCCCAGAAGAACTAAAGGAACCGATTGAGGAGGAGGAACCGGTTGAGGAGGAAACCCCCAAAATACCGCCCTCAAAA AGTCCCACTGACACCCCACCTCCTCTGCCAACCACCCCTCCCCCAGAGGACTATTATGAGGAGGCAGTGCCCCTGGATCCAGGCACGGCGACCCAATACATCACCGCCAACATCACCAAAAACA TCAGCGCAAGTCCCCCAAATTCCATTGAAGATGCATATTATGAGGATGCTGACAATAATTACCCCACCACCCAAATCAATGGCCCGCACAAGAACTCAT ACGCTGATTCAGACGCGCTGAGCAGCTCCTATGAATCGtatgatgaggaggatgaggaggcgaAGGGCCAGGACAGGACTAGTCAGAGGTGGCAGTCAGAGGAGAACTCTGTGGGCCCCATGAAGGACTGTCGTATCTGTGCCTTTTTGCTGCGCAAGAAACGCTTCGGCCAATGGGCCAAACAGTTGACGGTCGTCCGTGACAACAGATTACAG TGCTACAAGAGCATTAAAGACAGAAGCCCACACATTGAGCTGCCGCTGAACCTGTGTAACGTCATCTACATTCCCAAAGAGGCGCGCCGCAAGAAGCACGAGCTGCGTTTCTCCCTGCCTGGTGGCGAGGCCTTGGTGCTGGCTGTCCAGAGCAAGGAGCAGGCGGAACGATGGCTCAAGGTGATCCGGGAAGTGGCCAGTCAAGCCACCAGCAGTGAAGGATTAGAGGGCTCATCCTCTCCTATGATCCAGAGGAAGATGGAGCTGGACAAG ttACTAGGAGCTGACAAGCACACTGTACTGTTGGTTGACAAGCACACCTCTGACTCTGACAGCGTGGCCACAGGTGACAACCTGCCCTCTGGTCAGCTCCGTGACAACTGTGAAG ggaaggggaagagggggGCGTTTTCAGAGCTGACGGGGTCTATGAGCAGAGCGGCTGGACGGAAGATCACCAGGATCATCAGTTTCTCTAAGAAGAAGCCTCCTCTCCCAGGAGACGCTCCGTCCTCCTACCACCATGACGACAACCCCCGCTGTG GTTACCTAAATCTACTGCTGAGCCAGTgttggagggagagatggtgctGTGTGAGGAGTGGAACACTGTACCTTCACAAAGACCGGGGCGACCTGGGTACTCACGTAAGAGCTGTGGTCCTCCATGGGGCTGAGGTCATACCTGGAGTAGGGCCCAATCACCCCTTCGCCTTCCGCATCCTGCAAGGAGGCAACGAGGTGGCTGCCTTGGAG GCCAGCTGTTCAGAAGAGATGGGCCGCTGGCTGGGGGTTCTGCTGGCAGAGTCTGGCTGTGCCACCAGCCCTGAGGCTTTGCACTATGACTATGTGGACGTGGACACCATCACTAGCATCACAGACGCAGCAAGACACTCCTTCCT ATGGGCTACCTCCTCCAGCAGCGCCTCGACAGACTCCAGAACGTATGACGAGGTTCCTTATGAGAGCATATTG CAGCCAGAGGAGCAGGTGCCCAGACCAGGAGCTCAGGTGAAACACCACTCTTCTTTCCCTAGCAGCAGAGAGACTGAGAAGGTGGACTCCCTAGTCACCACAAAGAGACACTGCTCCAGTAAGTCTCCAGAAG ATGCGAATCAGCATATATCAGGGAAGTATGGTAAAACACGAGCAGAGGGCGATGCCAGGAGGTACCTGAAGGAGAAAGACGAGATGGAGAAGAAGCGAGAGGTCCTCAAAAGTGCCCTGCTTGTGTTACGCAATGAGAGGAAAGAGGTGAAGGAACAACTGAAGGACGCTACAG GTAAGCAGCAGAAGCAGCTGGAGAAGCGTTTTGCCCAGCTGGAGGAGAACTGCAGGGCGAAGGAGGGGGAGCGGGTGGACCTGGAGCTGCGTCTCACTGAGGTGAAGGAGAATCTAAAGAAGTCGCTGGCTGGAGGGGTGCTGGGGCCACCCACAGAGAGCAAACCCCCCAGAAAG GCCCAGATCAGTAAAGTGGATCATCTATACAGCGAGGCATCCATGCCAGTAAACTGTGCTGCTGAGATGAGGAAGCGTCCCCTATCCATCTATGCATCTAGCAGAGGGAATGTCATGCAGAAAGCCAAG GAATGGGAGTCGAAGAAGGGGACTTAG
- the afap1l1b gene encoding actin filament-associated protein 1-like 1b isoform X1: MCGLPQHFSLELFLGNGGLSSSSAVEAAMEHLVSELNMLLKLLDQESVSRATTEKMSTVRSLLGQLQPSVNGSDFIYMNTSLYGNGTSFVESLFEEFDLDEFRPSPEELKEPIEEEEPVEEETPKIPPSKSPTDTPPPLPTTPPPEDYYEEAVPLDPGTATQYITANITKNISASPPNSIEDAYYEDADNNYPTTQINGPHKNSYADSDALSSSYESYDEEDEEAKGQDRTSQRWQSEENSVGPMKDCRICAFLLRKKRFGQWAKQLTVVRDNRLQCYKSIKDRSPHIELPLNLCNVIYIPKEARRKKHELRFSLPGGEALVLAVQSKEQAERWLKVIREVASQATSSEGLEGSSSPMIQRKMELDKLLGADKHTVLLVDKHTSDSDSVATGDNLPSGQLRDNCEGKGKRGAFSELTGSMSRAAGRKITRIISFSKKKPPLPGDAPSSYHHDDNPRCGYLNLLLSQCWRERWCCVRSGTLYLHKDRGDLGTHVRAVVLHGAEVIPGVGPNHPFAFRILQGGNEVAALEASCSEEMGRWLGVLLAESGCATSPEALHYDYVDVDTITSITDAARHSFLWATSSSSASTDSRTYDEVPYESILQPEEQVPRPGAQVKHHSSFPSSRETEKVDSLVTTKRHCSSKSPEDANQHISGKYGKTRAEGDARRYLKEKDEMEKKREVLKSALLVLRNERKEVKEQLKDATGKQQKQLEKRFAQLEENCRAKEGERVDLELRLTEVKENLKKSLAGGVLGPPTESKPPRKAQISKVDHLYSEASMPVNCAAEMRKRPLSIYASSRGNVMQKAKEWESKKGT, translated from the exons CGATGGAGCACCTGGTGAGTGAGCTGAACATGCTGCTGAAGCTGCTGGACCAGGAGAGTGTGAGCAGGGCCACAACGGAGAAGATGAGcacagtccggagcctgctgggGCAGCTGCAGCCATCAg TGAATGGATCAGACTTCATATACATGAACACTTCTCTTTACGGAAATGGCACCAGCTTTGTGGAATCCCTGTTTGAGGAATTCG ACCTGGATGAGTTCAGACCCTCCCCAGAAGAACTAAAGGAACCGATTGAGGAGGAGGAACCGGTTGAGGAGGAAACCCCCAAAATACCGCCCTCAAAA AGTCCCACTGACACCCCACCTCCTCTGCCAACCACCCCTCCCCCAGAGGACTATTATGAGGAGGCAGTGCCCCTGGATCCAGGCACGGCGACCCAATACATCACCGCCAACATCACCAAAAACA TCAGCGCAAGTCCCCCAAATTCCATTGAAGATGCATATTATGAGGATGCTGACAATAATTACCCCACCACCCAAATCAATGGCCCGCACAAGAACTCAT ACGCTGATTCAGACGCGCTGAGCAGCTCCTATGAATCGtatgatgaggaggatgaggaggcgaAGGGCCAGGACAGGACTAGTCAGAGGTGGCAGTCAGAGGAGAACTCTGTGGGCCCCATGAAGGACTGTCGTATCTGTGCCTTTTTGCTGCGCAAGAAACGCTTCGGCCAATGGGCCAAACAGTTGACGGTCGTCCGTGACAACAGATTACAG TGCTACAAGAGCATTAAAGACAGAAGCCCACACATTGAGCTGCCGCTGAACCTGTGTAACGTCATCTACATTCCCAAAGAGGCGCGCCGCAAGAAGCACGAGCTGCGTTTCTCCCTGCCTGGTGGCGAGGCCTTGGTGCTGGCTGTCCAGAGCAAGGAGCAGGCGGAACGATGGCTCAAGGTGATCCGGGAAGTGGCCAGTCAAGCCACCAGCAGTGAAGGATTAGAGGGCTCATCCTCTCCTATGATCCAGAGGAAGATGGAGCTGGACAAG ttACTAGGAGCTGACAAGCACACTGTACTGTTGGTTGACAAGCACACCTCTGACTCTGACAGCGTGGCCACAGGTGACAACCTGCCCTCTGGTCAGCTCCGTGACAACTGTGAAG ggaaggggaagagggggGCGTTTTCAGAGCTGACGGGGTCTATGAGCAGAGCGGCTGGACGGAAGATCACCAGGATCATCAGTTTCTCTAAGAAGAAGCCTCCTCTCCCAGGAGACGCTCCGTCCTCCTACCACCATGACGACAACCCCCGCTGTG GTTACCTAAATCTACTGCTGAGCCAGTgttggagggagagatggtgctGTGTGAGGAGTGGAACACTGTACCTTCACAAAGACCGGGGCGACCTGGGTACTCACGTAAGAGCTGTGGTCCTCCATGGGGCTGAGGTCATACCTGGAGTAGGGCCCAATCACCCCTTCGCCTTCCGCATCCTGCAAGGAGGCAACGAGGTGGCTGCCTTGGAG GCCAGCTGTTCAGAAGAGATGGGCCGCTGGCTGGGGGTTCTGCTGGCAGAGTCTGGCTGTGCCACCAGCCCTGAGGCTTTGCACTATGACTATGTGGACGTGGACACCATCACTAGCATCACAGACGCAGCAAGACACTCCTTCCT ATGGGCTACCTCCTCCAGCAGCGCCTCGACAGACTCCAGAACGTATGACGAGGTTCCTTATGAGAGCATATTG CAGCCAGAGGAGCAGGTGCCCAGACCAGGAGCTCAGGTGAAACACCACTCTTCTTTCCCTAGCAGCAGAGAGACTGAGAAGGTGGACTCCCTAGTCACCACAAAGAGACACTGCTCCAGTAAGTCTCCAGAAG ATGCGAATCAGCATATATCAGGGAAGTATGGTAAAACACGAGCAGAGGGCGATGCCAGGAGGTACCTGAAGGAGAAAGACGAGATGGAGAAGAAGCGAGAGGTCCTCAAAAGTGCCCTGCTTGTGTTACGCAATGAGAGGAAAGAGGTGAAGGAACAACTGAAGGACGCTACAG GTAAGCAGCAGAAGCAGCTGGAGAAGCGTTTTGCCCAGCTGGAGGAGAACTGCAGGGCGAAGGAGGGGGAGCGGGTGGACCTGGAGCTGCGTCTCACTGAGGTGAAGGAGAATCTAAAGAAGTCGCTGGCTGGAGGGGTGCTGGGGCCACCCACAGAGAGCAAACCCCCCAGAAAG GCCCAGATCAGTAAAGTGGATCATCTATACAGCGAGGCATCCATGCCAGTAAACTGTGCTGCTGAGATGAGGAAGCGTCCCCTATCCATCTATGCATCTAGCAGAGGGAATGTCATGCAGAAAGCCAAG GAATGGGAGTCGAAGAAGGGGACTTAG
- the afap1l1b gene encoding actin filament-associated protein 1-like 1b isoform X2, with the protein MCGLPQHFSLELFLGNGGLSSSSAVEAAMEHLVSELNMLLKLLDQESVSRATTEKMSTVRSLLGQLQPSVNGSDFIYMNTSLYGNGTSFVESLFEEFDLDEFRPSPEELKEPIEEEEPVEEETPKIPPSKSPTDTPPPLPTTPPPEDYYEEAVPLDPGTATQYITANITKNISASPPNSIEDAYYEDADNNYPTTQINGPHKNSYADSDALSSSYESYDEEDEEAKGQDRTSQRWQSEENSVGPMKDCRICAFLLRKKRFGQWAKQLTVVRDNRLQCYKSIKDRSPHIELPLNLCNVIYIPKEARRKKHELRFSLPGGEALVLAVQSKEQAERWLKVIREVASQATSSEGLEGSSSPMIQRKMELDKLLGADKHTVLLVDKHTSDSDSVATGDNLPSGQLRDNCEGKGKRGAFSELTGSMSRAAGRKITRIISFSKKKPPLPGDAPSSYHHDDNPRCGYLNLLLSQCWRERWCCVRSGTLYLHKDRGDLGTHVRAVVLHGAEVIPGVGPNHPFAFRILQGGNEVAALEASCSEEMGRWLGVLLAESGCATSPEALHYDYVDVDTITSITDAARHSFLWATSSSSASTDSRTYDEVPYESILPEEQVPRPGAQVKHHSSFPSSRETEKVDSLVTTKRHCSSKSPEDANQHISGKYGKTRAEGDARRYLKEKDEMEKKREVLKSALLVLRNERKEVKEQLKDATGKQQKQLEKRFAQLEENCRAKEGERVDLELRLTEVKENLKKSLAGGVLGPPTESKPPRKAQISKVDHLYSEASMPVNCAAEMRKRPLSIYASSRGNVMQKAKEWESKKGT; encoded by the exons CGATGGAGCACCTGGTGAGTGAGCTGAACATGCTGCTGAAGCTGCTGGACCAGGAGAGTGTGAGCAGGGCCACAACGGAGAAGATGAGcacagtccggagcctgctgggGCAGCTGCAGCCATCAg TGAATGGATCAGACTTCATATACATGAACACTTCTCTTTACGGAAATGGCACCAGCTTTGTGGAATCCCTGTTTGAGGAATTCG ACCTGGATGAGTTCAGACCCTCCCCAGAAGAACTAAAGGAACCGATTGAGGAGGAGGAACCGGTTGAGGAGGAAACCCCCAAAATACCGCCCTCAAAA AGTCCCACTGACACCCCACCTCCTCTGCCAACCACCCCTCCCCCAGAGGACTATTATGAGGAGGCAGTGCCCCTGGATCCAGGCACGGCGACCCAATACATCACCGCCAACATCACCAAAAACA TCAGCGCAAGTCCCCCAAATTCCATTGAAGATGCATATTATGAGGATGCTGACAATAATTACCCCACCACCCAAATCAATGGCCCGCACAAGAACTCAT ACGCTGATTCAGACGCGCTGAGCAGCTCCTATGAATCGtatgatgaggaggatgaggaggcgaAGGGCCAGGACAGGACTAGTCAGAGGTGGCAGTCAGAGGAGAACTCTGTGGGCCCCATGAAGGACTGTCGTATCTGTGCCTTTTTGCTGCGCAAGAAACGCTTCGGCCAATGGGCCAAACAGTTGACGGTCGTCCGTGACAACAGATTACAG TGCTACAAGAGCATTAAAGACAGAAGCCCACACATTGAGCTGCCGCTGAACCTGTGTAACGTCATCTACATTCCCAAAGAGGCGCGCCGCAAGAAGCACGAGCTGCGTTTCTCCCTGCCTGGTGGCGAGGCCTTGGTGCTGGCTGTCCAGAGCAAGGAGCAGGCGGAACGATGGCTCAAGGTGATCCGGGAAGTGGCCAGTCAAGCCACCAGCAGTGAAGGATTAGAGGGCTCATCCTCTCCTATGATCCAGAGGAAGATGGAGCTGGACAAG ttACTAGGAGCTGACAAGCACACTGTACTGTTGGTTGACAAGCACACCTCTGACTCTGACAGCGTGGCCACAGGTGACAACCTGCCCTCTGGTCAGCTCCGTGACAACTGTGAAG ggaaggggaagagggggGCGTTTTCAGAGCTGACGGGGTCTATGAGCAGAGCGGCTGGACGGAAGATCACCAGGATCATCAGTTTCTCTAAGAAGAAGCCTCCTCTCCCAGGAGACGCTCCGTCCTCCTACCACCATGACGACAACCCCCGCTGTG GTTACCTAAATCTACTGCTGAGCCAGTgttggagggagagatggtgctGTGTGAGGAGTGGAACACTGTACCTTCACAAAGACCGGGGCGACCTGGGTACTCACGTAAGAGCTGTGGTCCTCCATGGGGCTGAGGTCATACCTGGAGTAGGGCCCAATCACCCCTTCGCCTTCCGCATCCTGCAAGGAGGCAACGAGGTGGCTGCCTTGGAG GCCAGCTGTTCAGAAGAGATGGGCCGCTGGCTGGGGGTTCTGCTGGCAGAGTCTGGCTGTGCCACCAGCCCTGAGGCTTTGCACTATGACTATGTGGACGTGGACACCATCACTAGCATCACAGACGCAGCAAGACACTCCTTCCT ATGGGCTACCTCCTCCAGCAGCGCCTCGACAGACTCCAGAACGTATGACGAGGTTCCTTATGAGAGCATATTG CCAGAGGAGCAGGTGCCCAGACCAGGAGCTCAGGTGAAACACCACTCTTCTTTCCCTAGCAGCAGAGAGACTGAGAAGGTGGACTCCCTAGTCACCACAAAGAGACACTGCTCCAGTAAGTCTCCAGAAG ATGCGAATCAGCATATATCAGGGAAGTATGGTAAAACACGAGCAGAGGGCGATGCCAGGAGGTACCTGAAGGAGAAAGACGAGATGGAGAAGAAGCGAGAGGTCCTCAAAAGTGCCCTGCTTGTGTTACGCAATGAGAGGAAAGAGGTGAAGGAACAACTGAAGGACGCTACAG GTAAGCAGCAGAAGCAGCTGGAGAAGCGTTTTGCCCAGCTGGAGGAGAACTGCAGGGCGAAGGAGGGGGAGCGGGTGGACCTGGAGCTGCGTCTCACTGAGGTGAAGGAGAATCTAAAGAAGTCGCTGGCTGGAGGGGTGCTGGGGCCACCCACAGAGAGCAAACCCCCCAGAAAG GCCCAGATCAGTAAAGTGGATCATCTATACAGCGAGGCATCCATGCCAGTAAACTGTGCTGCTGAGATGAGGAAGCGTCCCCTATCCATCTATGCATCTAGCAGAGGGAATGTCATGCAGAAAGCCAAG GAATGGGAGTCGAAGAAGGGGACTTAG